The stretch of DNA TTCACACAACCAGcctaaataataaaaaggtaATACAAAAGCTAAACAACAGGACACCAATAAGTGTAGAAATACATTCAAAAATGTGGTACCTCAATGATAATTTCATTCTTTGACAATTAATTCTCATTGTGGGATATCACATCAATTGCTACCAGACTCTTTGATCGAAGCACCTCTTTTCCACGCATGAAGACAGACAGCTCACCTGAATGGCAGGAAGCCGCCGATGGCCATGTGCACAGCCGTGTGTTTGTACCAGGGCTGCGTGGGGATCTGCCGGGCGATGTTGCGAGTGCGGCAGGGCGCCTGGAAGCTGCCGGCTCGGTTCTTTCCCACGATGCCGCCGATGACGGTGAGCGGGAAGCCCACCAGCACCCAGGCGCCCAGGATGAGGAGCACGGTGGTGGCCGGCAGAGCCTGAGTGGAGCCGCTCCACCAGTGGATGGAGTTCACGACGCTCCACGTCAGGAACAGAGGTGCTGTGGGGATGAAGGACAAGGACAGGCATTGTTTTTAATCATTCCAGATCATTGTTTGAAGAAAAAGTGCCTCACAGTACTGCTAAAAATTACTCATTATATGGTTTTATATGCCAGAGGGCATATTTTTTCAAACAACTGCCTGAACCTGAACAAAGTACTCCTGTAAAGTGTGAATGCTGTGAATACATtatagataaatgaataaattagagTAGAATAGCATTGCCACATTGTACAGAACACTAATAGAGACATAACACACTAGAGCTGCCCCGACCTACCAGCTTTGTTCTTTAGAGATGACAATATGAAAATCTATAAAAGCTCTAAGAGCTGTTAGGCCTGGGTCAATAACTCCAGTTTCTCTTctaaatgttaacataaaagCTCAAAGCAAAAGTCTGTATTAACCAAGGTTAGAATTGTTCTGAATTGTCaattagttattttattttagtttttacttttcaatttcattttagtttagtttcagtttttcagaaaggtttagttttagtttagttttacagtagttttagtttgtttttgttagggccagctataatgtgtcagaagtatgtagctataaACATAAGAAATGGTTGGacaactgtgtaggaatggctgtaatgtttaatgtttaatcttttcTCTATGTTAGTGAAGCAATTGCGGCACAGCGCCATCTGCTGGAATGTCAAGTCCATTAAATTTCTGTGgttcatgctgtctcctttttttcggttgttatatattatagctaaaaaagtaaaactgaaattaatttaagttcatttttattttgtattttattagtttttacccAGATGATATAGTTTCAGTTTAGCTTTTCTTAATGGATGTAGTTTTTATGATTAGTTTCAGTTtgctaaaacaaaaagaaattcacggcttattttcgttttagtttcagtttcagtttactatcataacCCTGGCATGAACAACAATggtactgtaaaataaaaaaaactgccaGCATCCTCATTGACGAGATGTATTCTGGAGGAAAAGTCTCATTAAGTTTCTTATTAACTAATGATCAAAGTCATTACAACtagttttaaaaatatttttgtttgaaaGTTGAATCTCAGTTATTTTTCTGCAAGACGTTACAACTTTTTCCTGACACAACAGAGTGCAAAATAACACTCCTTAAAACCCATAATGTTGATCTACAGACAGATTCAAAGGCAAAACCTCAATAAAAATTCATCAGTATCAATTTGTTATCATGTTTTCCCAAAAGTCCTTCTTCAACTTTAATTTTGCAATGACAGTTTTAATGGATAAATGGAAAATTATGAGAGGAAAAATGTGGGATTAGTGATGAGAAACAGGACTAAACTAAGCAACAAGGTGGGATTAATGGAGAGGAATGggtataaaaacaacaaattgagTTTCCATTAACTGAAGATACTAATAAGTAAATGAACATGTTGTGAAGTGTAAAGTGATCCCAAACTCTTCTAATCTAATGGGACTCACCGGAGAAGAGTGACGAGGTGAGGATGATGTTCCACACCCAGCGCTGGCCGTTGATCTGTGTGTAGAAGCTGCATGACACGTAGCCCGACACGCAGCTGGTCAGAGCGTACAGGACGATCGCTGTAGAGTTGATGGCGCCGTGGCGGTGCACATTGAACATTCCCAGCAACGCCATTAGGATGATTCCTGAGGAGACATTGGAATGATCAGACTCCAGTAAGACTGTTGCTGCGGGTCAGAGCTGCTCAGAACAAGTCTGCTCAattttcaaacaaaacaatgatagtTCCTGATACTGTTTTGGAAGTTAATagacctgcatgtgtgtgttgctctgTTTTGGTGTATTTGAGAATGAATGCTCACCTGTGGCAAGGGTAAGGAACTGAGCCCCCACCCCCAGCACGGCACACAGCAGGCTTTTGTAGGGAGGGAACCTGAAGACGTCAGTGTGTATGATCTTCCAGCCGTTGTCTCCCTGGTCCAGATCATCACAgccgccctcctcctccacattgTACCTGCAGCCGAGGGAAAAATGATTTCACTCACGATGTTTTCAAGATTTTTTTACTACCCAAAGTGATACTAACAGTGCGCTGAAGTCTTTAACAGCCTTTCATTTTGTATAAACTTTAATATTTCAGACACGAAACATAAAGTTTCCCATATGTTTACCCAGAAACATCCACTTGAGCTCCATCCCTGACTAACCTGGCAAAGTCATTCTTTAGGACCCgcatgaggatgatgatgacgaagcccagcagcagcaccaccagcaccagtGAGTTGATAATGGAGAGCCAGTGGATTTCCAGTGTTTTGGGGAAGAACGAGTAGTCTCGGAGGCGCTCGGCTCTCCGGGCGTGAGGTAGGGGGGACTCGAACCAGCGCACGCTGTAGGTGAAGGTGACCGTCAGGCTGCCTCCACCCACCCCGACTCCACCCACCGCCGTGCCCGCTCCCTCCTCCAGGGGAACAGGTTTAACGTCTTTTACCGAAACATTGGCGAAGATCACTGAGTCGCCATTGTACTCGATGTTGAAGTCCAGGTGAGTCCACAAAACCACCTGTTGGAGGTGAGAgatgagagacaaagacagaacaaaagagaaacagaaagaggaggagaaagtgagCATAAGAAGAATGCGGTTCAGCTGAAACAGGAACTTTGCATAAAGATAAAATCTTACACagtcttcctgtctctctctttgtctctctcataCAGTATAATCCAATCCATATATCCCACAAACCCTCAAAGGTACAAACAGGTTTACCTTGTGGCTGTGAGGCAGGAAGCCGCTCTCCTCTATGTATCCAACGAACCCCCAGATTGGAATATCATCCAGGACAAATTCAAAATAGAACAGCTCCTCGATGGCGTCACGAAGTTCGTccacctgacacacacaaaacatatcaCCGATCACACCCGAATtgtatcatttttaaaaagcggTCCTTGTCTTGCAACATTTACCATCCTGTGACCAATgtatgacatacagtatttttaaTTCTAAAATCAAGCtacttaattaattataaacaGTTTAAATCCCCTATGAGCCCAGATTATTGAAGCCAAGAAGTCTGGTAGTATGCAATGTCTTAATAAATACCTGTTTGTTTGAGAGAGTGAGCTTgcaaagactttttttctccacgTTCTCTTTGAACCGGATGTGATATAAAGACTCCGCCATCCTGTCACCATCCAACACTTCTCCCAGACTCAGGGACTTGTGATGCACCTGAAGAAGAAGTGTTACAATATGAGTAATAAGAGTGTAAAAAAGCAGCACAACGCATTAGTTGATCATAATTATGTGAGGTACTCATAGCGGgcaaactgaaaacaaaagcGCAGCTGGCTACGGTCACACTTCCTCACTGCATGCATGGTGTGTTGAAGCACCATATCCCATAATGGtgggtaataataataagttactAATAATAGGTTACTGCTATTGTAAATGTGTCACTGCTGCCGATGCCACCACACTTCCAATAATGACTTTTCTTCAAAGCCATGAGTCATGAATTAAACCTTAACCCCTTAAACCCTGTGTCTCTGGACATATTATGTAAAGTTTTATACTGtgtcaaaaatacatttgaacatAGTTTTATTTCTTCCTGTAAAAGGTTAATTTTTTTCAATCTGTATTCAATAAAAGGTGTTCATAGATTTCAAGCCCTCGTCAGTGAAGTCCCAAATAAAAGTCTCAAATAAACTACCTCTCAATGCTGCATCCTGCTCAAAAGGAAACACATGGACACAAGGGGAAAATGCCATCTGGGAACCGTTTCATTGGAATCTTTTTTTGAATAATCTTtaaggctgtcctcgaccaaaagAATTATTGGTCGACTGtcactcatatgattttgttgacttatcgattagttgatttaatcaacagatctatGAAACTCAGTTTCTCCATAAAGAATCacaaaaaagcaccactttaagtCATGTATTTACctgagatgtgctcataagatTCATAAgttaagtcattcagcatgaaaaagcataataaaTGACTAAtgaactaaagaaatcttagcctactaagaccaaaacgaccgattattcgactaatcgactaagagggggaaGCCCTAATAATCTCATATGACAACATTTCATGGCCAGATGGAGATACAGTACCTTTCAGATAAAAGCAACTCTACAAGAAAAGTTGAGATTTATGTGTTAAGTGTCTACATTCAGCATGACAAAATAATCTGCTTTTTCTTTGTGGATTTCAGCAGCCCATTAATATACAGTGAAATGGAACAAAGACTGACCTTCTCCGGTCTGCAAACAGGCAGCGTGTAGTAGTGATACGTCTCCTGGGGATTGTGATAAGGGCCCACTTTGTTGACATAGAGAGTCACGTTGTCCCCCTGCTTGTAGCCCACTGCCCAGCCAGAGAACAGGCACAGGATCAAGACGCAGTGCAGGCCCATCGTCCTCTGGCAGCCACCTGGCAGGTGTCCTATTCCACACTGCATAACCCCTGTTTGCAAAGATGGACAGTTCACATCAGTTCACGAGGGACAGCAGGTGTGATTTAAACCAGACCGTCTGTCCTGACACTTACAGTATGCCTCTCATTTCAAGTCAAGAAATTAGGTCATGTCCATGCCACTTAGATCTGATAAGTGATGATTTATGTGTCAAGAGGAGAATTTTTATGCAACGTTAATCCCTCAgtgttcaaacaaacacagcagagaGTTGAGAAACACTCGGACAGAACTGTGTAACCATGAGTTACAATGTATTTCATCAGTTGGATCAGTCCAGGAGGGGGTTGACCAGAATTAAATGAGCTCCGTCTGTTTGTATCCATATGTTATGAGTTTATGAGAGTATACACATAATGAAATTGCCCACAGATGCTATTCTGCACACTACTTCTTCTACTACAGGGGTCTCCTTGGAAACATGTACTTGTACACAGCATACTACACTTGCATGCTAATATTCATTAGCACCACCTTTTGAAAGGGAAATGATGATGTTACATTAGAGTATGACGCTACAGCGCCATCGTTTCCTTTCTTCTTTTAGGAAATgcctgtaataataataatactaataataataatttatttatagagcactttttCAAGCCATaatcacaaagtgctttccaaggaaatacaaaacataaacaaaagaatagataactAATGATACATAAACAATAGAATaggtaaataatgaaacattAACAATAGAATAGGTAAAGAATGAAacatgtatatacacacattcatacaattacatatgcacatacatacGTCAGCAATAGCAGCAAGCTACCAGACTATGTATTTAAAAGCCAGAGTTTAGCACTTCAAATTTTGTCTCGTCACTTTTGGGGTAGGACATATAAAAAAGGAATTTAAGAAGTTGATCTATATTCAGCAGCACTGATGTCGCAATACTGGTCAAATGTCCCAGCAATGCAAAATGTGTGAGTTGTCTGTATGCTGCAGTTTTAATGCAATTACAATCTACATGTAGTATTCTGTGTTGTGCATCAACATGCTGACTTTCAGTGTTAATGTTGACGAAAAGTTAGAATGGTCTAGTGACAGCAGATTTCAGTTTAAATATGAATGGCCCCTGAAGGATAGTGTATGATAGAGGTAGTGCTTGCTAAATAGTgggcatgtttgtttttctctcacatTAAAATATGGATTTGGCTGGTTTCTGACCAGAGTGGCTGAATGTGCTTTCTGTTCAGTTTCAGCAAAAAAGGGGTAGTCTCAAGAAGCTGATCACTCGTCAATAATCTTCTGTTATGCCTCTTCAGAGTAGCATCACACCTTAGACAGCcattaaaatacatcatttaatcagatttttttcagtttttagaTTTAACACTGAATTATATTAGCTGGACaattaacaacagcagcaacaacaacaactgacaACTAGAGCCAAAGCAGTCCTGCTTTTGTTTGTACTGACATCTAGTGAGTTAAGTATTGAGCTCTGACTCACCACTGTGAATTGTACTCTTGGGTGGCATGGCCTGCACTGGCAACCCGTAGGCTCTCCCATTGGTACATCCTTATATATAAGGTAATTCTGGGTCTGCTCCAACAATACTTAAGTGTTTTTATCACGCAAAAAAATTGTGGACAGTATTCACTGCGTTCACAGGACCTCTTTGTGCTCTCTGTCCCAAAAGCTCGGACAACAAATTGGGGAAAGggcttttgcatattctgcacctTCAGCCTAGAATTTGCTTaaaaatcaaggagctggtatcattaaacatttttaaatcaaacaaGTTAGTACAATCTGCATTTCAGTTTAAATATGACTGCCCTTGAAGGATAGTTTATGATAGAGGTAGTGCTTGCTAAATAGTgggcatgtttgtttttctctcacatTAAAATATGGATT from Sebastes fasciatus isolate fSebFas1 chromosome 21, fSebFas1.pri, whole genome shotgun sequence encodes:
- the tm9sf1 gene encoding transmembrane 9 superfamily member 1, which codes for MQCGIGHLPGGCQRTMGLHCVLILCLFSGWAVGYKQGDNVTLYVNKVGPYHNPQETYHYYTLPVCRPEKVHHKSLSLGEVLDGDRMAESLYHIRFKENVEKKSLCKLTLSNKQVDELRDAIEELFYFEFVLDDIPIWGFVGYIEESGFLPHSHKVVLWTHLDFNIEYNGDSVIFANVSVKDVKPVPLEEGAGTAVGGVGVGGGSLTVTFTYSVRWFESPLPHARRAERLRDYSFFPKTLEIHWLSIINSLVLVVLLLGFVIIILMRVLKNDFARYNVEEEGGCDDLDQGDNGWKIIHTDVFRFPPYKSLLCAVLGVGAQFLTLATGIILMALLGMFNVHRHGAINSTAIVLYALTSCVSGYVSCSFYTQINGQRWVWNIILTSSLFSAPLFLTWSVVNSIHWWSGSTQALPATTVLLILGAWVLVGFPLTVIGGIVGKNRAGSFQAPCRTRNIARQIPTQPWYKHTAVHMAIGGFLPFSAISVELYYIFATVWGREHYTLYGILLCVFAILLSVGACISVALTYFLLSGEDYRWWWRSVLSTGSTGLFIFVYSVFYYRNRSSMSGLVQSTEFFGYSLLTAMVFTLMLGSVSFWASLAFIRYIYRSLKMD